DNA from Sphingomonas psychrotolerans:
GGCAATGACGATATGGCTGCGGGCGTGCTGGCGGTGGCGCACGAGAGTGATGTCGACGTGCCCCGCCAGCTGTCGATCGTCGGGTTCGACGATTCGGATCTCGCCAAGGCGGTATGGCCGCCGCTCACCACGATGCGCCAGCCGGTGCGCGAGCTCGCTTATGCCGCGGCCAATCTGATGCTCGTGCCCGACGCCGAGCAGCGAGTCACGCTCGAGCACAAGCTCATGGTGCGCTCGACCACCGGCCCTGCGCCGCGTTAACCATCCTGTCCGAGCGGTCCCGGGACGAGCTGTCCCACGGATAGACGGGTGTTAACCTTCTTCCGTGCTGGCAATAAAAGTAAACAAGTCGTTAACTGCTGCCATGCAGACTCGTTTCGTCGCCGAGGGCCAGGCCCGCCGCCATCCTTTCCGGGTGCAGATGCGCCGCGTCGTCGCGATCGAGCGCAAGATCAGCGACGACAGCGACTGGAAGCTGTTCGCCCTGAGCTTCACGGCGTTTTTCGTCTGCTTCTCGACCTTTATCGCCTGAGGCGTCCCAAGTCCCGTCCCGGTGCTCCAGCGAAAGCAGGAGCCCAGAGTCACGGGCGGTGCACTCGGTTACCCTGGGCTCCTGCTTCCGCAGGAGCACAAGCGCCTCAGGGAATCGGATCGAGCCCGTGGGGCAGGTCCTCGGCCTTGTAGAGCCGCCACGCGCAATAAGCCGAGGCGAGGCACAGCAGGAAGACGATCCAGATCGCGTGAACCACGGCCACGCCGGGGATGTTGGTGAAGCCGAGGATCCCCACCGATCCGGCGACCATCGCCCCCGAATTGACGATGTTGTTTGCGGCTACGGTGCGCGATGTCTGCGACTTGTCCACCGTCGTGGTGAGGAAAGCGTAGAGCGGCACCACGAACATGCCGCCGGTAATCGCGATCATGCCGAGATCGAGGAGCACGCGCCAGGCGTAGGGCAATGCGAGGAAGTCGGCAGTCTTGAGCAGCGGGCCGTCGCTCACCGGGAAGAAAGCGGCGGCGAAGAAGAAGTCGGCGACGAACAGCGACATCGCCAGCACCGAGGCCGGCGCATATTTCGCCGAGACATGCCCTTTGAGCATGCGGTTGATGATGATCGAGCCGATCGCGATGCCGACCGAGAAGATTGCGAGGAATACGCTCGCCACGTCCTTTTGCGCGTGGAAGACGTTCTTCACCAGCGGTGGGAACAGCACCCCCAGAATAGCGGCGATCGTCCAGAACACGCTGATCGCGACGATCGCGAGATAGAGCCGCGGGATGTGCATCGTCGCGCGGATCAGCCGGGCCGAGGCGCGGAAGATGTTGTAGTCGAGCTTCAGCTTGGTCAGCGGCGGCGCGGGCGGGATCTGGAGCGAGGCGAACCAGCCGATCACCGCCACGCCGACCACCGCGAAGGCCGCGAAGGTCGGGCTGATCAGCCCGCCCGCGATCGTACCGCAGAGGATGGCGATATAGGTGCCGGCCTCGACCATCCCGGTGCCGCCGAGAACTTCGTCCGCTTCCAGATGCTGCGGGAGCACGGCATATTTGATCGGGCCGAAAAAGGTCGAGTGGATCCCCATGCCGACCAGAGCGACCAGCATCAGCGGCAGGCTCTTCACGAGGATGCCCAGCGCGCCGACGAGCATGATCAGCACTTCGGCGGCCTTGATGATCCGCATGATCTTCGCTTTGTCGTAGCTGTCGGCGATCTGCCCGGCGAGCGCGGAGAAGAGGAAGAAGGGGAGGATGAAGATGCCCGTGGCGATCGCGCTGAACTGCGTTTCCTGCTCGACCGAGTCGAAGATGTAATAGATTGCGAAGAACACCATCGCGTTCTTGAAGAGATTGTCGTTGAAGGCACCGAGAAACTGCGTGATGAACAGCGGCAGGAAGCGGCGCTCCTTCATCAACCCGAGCGCACCGATCATATCGTACCATGTCCTTGAAGCGCGAGGCATGCCCCGCCGAACGACGGGCCCGCATAGCCGAGTGGCAAGGAACGTATCAACCGCCATATGCGTCCCCTGTCCATGATCAAGACGGTTTCAGCGCCCCCACGAGCAGTGCTAGGAGGCGTGGCATGCTGACGCTCCCCAATATCCTGACGCTTTCCAGGATCGTGACCGTGCCGCTGCTCGCGGCATTCCTGTGGTGGCCCGAATGGCGAACCGGCTATGCGATCGCCTTCGCGATCTATTGCCTGATGGGCATCACCGACTATTTCGACGGCTATCTGGCCCGCGCGCAGGGCACGGTTTCCAAGCTCGGCGTGTTCCTCGATCCGATCGCCGACAAGATCATGATCGCCGCGGTGATCCTCATGCTGGTGGGCAAGGGCGTGATTGCCGATTACCACTTGATCGCCGCGCTGATCATCCTGCTGCGCGAGATCACGGTCTCGGGGCTGCGCGAATTCCTCGCCCAGCTCCAGGTATCGGTGCCGGTGTCGCAACTCGCCAAATGGAAGACGGCACTCCAGCTCGTCGCGTTCGGCGCGCTGATCCTGGGACAGGCGCTGCCGCAATATCCGTGGGTGGCGTTGCTCGGGCTGGTCACCTTGTGGAGTGCCGCGGTGCTCACCGCGATCACCGGCTGGGATTATCTGCGCGTCGGCCTCAAGCACATGGACACGTGATGGACCTGCTCTATTTCGCCTGGGTGCGCGAGCGCGTCGGAACGGGCCATGAACAGCGCGATCCCCCGGCGACGGTGCTGAGTATCGCCGATCTGATCGCGTGGCTCGCCACGCTGAGCCCGGGCCATGCCGAAGCGATGCGCGAACCCGAACGGTTGCGCGCCGCGATCGATCAGAAATTCGTGCCGCTCGACGCGCCGCTCGGCAACGCCCGCGAGGTCGCGCTTTTCCCTCCGGTTACCGGCGGATGATCCGCGTCTCGGTCGATCCCGCGCCGATCGAACTGGCGGTCGAAGTCGCCGCGCTCGAGGAGCGCGGGGCAGGGGGCGTCGCTACGTTCACCGGTCTGGTCCGCGGCGACGACGGGGTTACTGCGCTCGAACTCGAACATTATCCGGGCATGACCGAACAGGCGCTGATCGCGCTCGCGGAAACCGCGACCGAGCGCTGGTCGCTGCTCGGAGTGACGATGGTCCACCGCATCGGAGTGATGGTGCAGGGGGACCGCATTGTCTTCGTCGGCACCGCGGCGCATCATCGTCGCGAGGCGCTCGAAGCCTGCGCATTCCTCATCGACCGGCTCAAGACCGACGCACCGTTCTGGAAGCGCGAGCAGCGGGGCGAGGATGCCCGCTGGGTCGACGCGCGCCATACCGACGCGGAAGCTGCGGGGCGCTGGGGCTAATCCAAGAACCTACCGCGTCTGCGCAAGAACCTCGGCCAGCAGCCGAAAGTCGCGTTCGCGGGGAGAGGCCTTACGCCACACCAAAGCGATTTGCCGCGATGCATTCTCGGCGTCGAGCGGTCGTGCGGTCACGCGGGTATGCTCGAGGATCCCCGCGTCGATCGCCATCTGCGGCAGCATCGTCACGCCGAGGCCGTTATCCACCATCTGCACCATCGTGTGCAGCGACGTTCCCAGCATCGTCGCCTCGGCGCGCAATTCTGGGCGGTTGCACGCCGCCAGTGCATGGTCCTTCAGGCAATGCCCGTCCTCGAGCATCAGCAGCCGGTTGGGGTCGATATCCGCGGGGCGGATCGTTGGCGTCGGGTCCATCTCCCCTTCCGGAAACGCGACGAACAGGCGGTCGTCGAACAAAGGCGCCGCCTCGACTTCGCCGCAGCCGAAGGGGAGGGCGAGCAAAACGCAATCGGTGCGCCCATGATGGAGTTGCTCGCATGCCTGGCCGCTGGTCTCCTCGCGCAGGAACAACTTCAGATCGGGATATTCGCGCCGCAGCCGTGGCAGGATCCGCGGAAGCAGGAACGGGGCGATCGTCGGGATCACGCTCATCCGCATCTCGCCCGAAAGCGGCCGCCCGGCAACGCGCGCGAGATCGCCGAGTTCGTCGGCCTCGCGCAGCACCCGCCGCGCCTTCTCGACGATTCGCTCGCCCAAAGGCGTGAACCGGACCACCCGGCGGGTCCGTTCGACCAGCACCACGCCGATCAGCGTCTCAAGTTCGCGAATCCCGGCGGAGAGAGTCGACTGGGTGACGAAGCTGGCCTCCGCCGCGCGGCCAAAATGGCCGGAATCGTGCAGCGCGACGAGGTATTGGAGCTGCTTGAGCGTCGGGAGGTAGGTTGCGGCCACTGATCGCCTCTATCGATTGTATCGGCGTATATAAGTGATTCTTTCTCTTACGTCATCCGGCGAAGGCCGGGATCCAGAGCCACGGGCGATGATGGTTGGAGCCCCGGTCCAACGTTCGCCAGGATGACAATAAGCGTCAGGCCGCCGCTTCGATCAGTTCCTCCGCCGGCAGCCGGATCAGATAGTCGAACGCCGAAAGCGCCGCGGTGGATCCCGCTCCCATCGCGATGACGATCTGCTTGTACGGCACCGTCGTCGCGTCGCCCGCGGCGAAGATCCCCCGCTGCGAAGTCTCGCCGCGCGCGTCGATCTCGATCTCGCCGCGCGGGCTCAGCGCCACGGCGTCCTTGAGCCATTCGGTGTTCGGCACCAGCCCGATCTGGACGAAGATCCCTTCGAGGGCGACTTCGTGCGAGGTGCCGTGGTTGCGGTCCTTGTAGACCAGCCCGATCACTTTCTCGCCGTCGCCGCGCACTTCGGTGGTCAGCGCCGAGGTGATCACATTGACGTTCGGCAGAGTAGCCAGCTTGCGCTGAAGCACTGCGTCGGCGCGCAAGTCGGTGTCATATTCGATCAGCGTCACGTGCGCGACGATTCCGGCGAGATCGATCGCCGCCTCGACTCCCGAATTGCCGCCGCCGATTACCGCGACGCGCTTGCCCTTGTACAAAGGCCCGTCGCAATGCGGGCAATAAGCGACGCCCTTGTTGCGATACTGGTCCTCGCCGGGAACCCCCATCTGCCGCCAGCGCGCGCCGGTCGACAGGATCAGCGTCCGCGCCTTGAGGCTTGCGCCGTTGGCCAGCCGCACTTCGTGCAGCCCGCCCTCGATTGGTGCCGGGATCAATTTCTCGGCGCGCTGGAGGTTCATCACGTCGACATCGTAATCCTTGACGTGCTGCTCGAGATGCGCGGCCAGCTTGGGGCCTTCGGTATGCGGCACCGAAATGAAGTTCTCGATCGCCATCGTGTCGAGTACCTGTCCGCCGAAGCGCTCGGCGGCGATGCCGGTGCGGATGCCCTTGCGCGCCGCGTAGATCGCCGCCGCGGCGCCTGCCGGCCCCCGCCGATCACCAGCACGTCGAACGCATCCTTGGTCTTGATCTTCTCGGCCGCGCGCGCCTCGGCGCCGGTGTCGAGCTTGGCGACGATTTGCTCGAGCTCCATCCGGCCCTGACCGAATGGCTCACCATTGAGAAACACCGTCGGCACCGCCATCACCTTGCGGCTCTCGACTTCGTCCTGGAACAAGGCGCCGTCGATCGCGACGTGCTTGATCCGCGGATTGAGCACCGCCATCAGGTTGAGCGCCTGCACCACGTCGGGGCAGTTCTGGCACGACAGCGAGAAATAGGTCTCGAATGCGAAGTCGCCATCGAGGTCCTTGACCTGATCGATCAGTTCCTGCGCTGCGCGCGACGGATGCCCGCCGACCTGCAGCAGCGCTAGTACCAGCGAAGTGAATTCATGCCCCATCGGCAGGCCCGCGAAGCGCACCCCGATATCGGTGCCGGCGCGGCGGATCATGAAGCTGGGCTTGCGCGCATCGTCCTTGCGAACGACGCTAATGTCGTCCGACAGCGCCGCGATGTCGTTCAACAGTCGCTCGAGCTCGCCCGACTTGGCATCGTCGCCCAAGCTGGCGACCAGCTCGATCGGCTGCTTGATGTTGACCAGATAGGTCTTGAGCTGTTGCGTCAGATTGGCGTCGAGCATGGCGAACTCCGAAACTTGAAACAAAACGACCCGGGATGAACCGAAATCCACCCCGGGCCGCATGGGCGCCCCCACAAGGGGGGAGGGAGGGGCGCCTTGGGGGTTAGATCTTGCCGACGAGGTCGAGCGAAGGCGCGAGCGTCGCTTCGCCCTCTTCCCACTTGGCCGGGCAGACTTCGCCCGGATGCGCGGCGATATACTGCGCGGCCTTGATCTTGCGGAGCAGTTCGGCGGCGTTGCGGCCGACGCCTTCCGACGTGATCTCGACCAGCTGGATCACGCCCTCGGGATCGACCACGAAGGTGCCGCGGTCGGCGAGGCCCTGACCTTCACGCAGCACCTGGAAATTGGTGCTGAGATTGTGGTTCTGGTCGCCGAGCATATAGTAATTGATCTTGCCGATCGCCGGCGAGGTATCGTGCCACGCCTTGTGGCTGAAATGCGTGTCGGTCGACACCGAATAGACTTCGACGCCCATCTTCTGGAGCTGCGGATAGATGTCGGCGAGGTCCTCGAGCTCGGTCGGGCACACGAAGGTGAAGTCCGCCGGATAGAAGAAGAACACGGCCCATTTGCCGCGGGTGTCGGCGTCGGTAACCTCGACGAACTTGCCTTCCTTATAGGCCTGTGCGGTGAAAGGCAGAATCATGCTTCCGATAAGCGCCATGCGAATTTTCCTCCAAAGGCGTTGTGTTGCAATGCGGGATATAGGCGCGCTGCACCGCAATGCTAATGGGAACCTTCACTCGCTTTGATCGAGTAAGGCGATCAATGGCGGGCAATTGATCGAACAGGCCTCTCGTCCGTCACCCCGGCGAAAGCGGGGGCCCAGAGCCAAGCAGGACTGTCTGTGAAAGGCAACTCTGGATCCCAGCGTTTGCCGGATGACGGAAACTAGGAGCGGGCCGCTTCTTACCGCACCGCAAGATAAAGATTGTACACGCTGGTCAGCGTGAGCACCACGCCGACCATCAGCATCAGTCGCTTGGGCTCGACTCGCTTCGCCAGCAATGCCCCGAACGGTGCCGCGATCACGCCGCCGATCAGCAGGCCGATCGTGGCAAGCGTGAACGCCTCCCATCCCAATTGGGTGATGAAGGTCGCCGAGATGGTCGTCGTCACGAAGAACTCGGCGGTATTGACCGTGCCGATCGTCATGCGCGGGCTCGATCCCTGGACGAGCAGGTTCGAAGTCACCACCGGACCCCAGCCGCCGCCGCCCGCAGCGTCGAGGAACCCGCCGGCGAGGCCGAGAGGCTCGACGATCTTCGGGCTGCGCTCCTGCGGCGGATAATGCTGCGCGCGCCAGAGCAGGTACAGCCCGATCGCGGTCAGATAAGCGAGGATGAACGGTTTGGCGGTGGCCGCGTCGATGTTCGAGAGCACATAGGCGCCCAGCGCCCCACCGATCACGCCGGGGATCGCGATCCGCAGGAACAGCTTCCAGTTGACGTTCTTGTGGAGCGCGTGGCTGACCCCGGAGACCGCAGTGGTGAAGGTCTCGACGGTGTGGACGCCCGCCGATGCCATCGCGGGCGGCACGCCGAGGCTCAGCAGCAAGGTGTTCGAAATGACGCCGAACGCCATGCCCAGCGCGCCATCGACCATCTGCGCGGCAAAGCCCACGGCGATGAAGGGAAGCAGCGCCGTGAGGTCAATTCCGAAGATCATCCGCGCCCCTGCATCCACCTGTTGGACGCGCAGGAATGCCGCGTCGATCGAATTCCTACAAGATACATCGTGTTTAGGCGGGACAAGCGCGAAGACGGGCCGTTCTGGAAATTCGGCGCAACGTGCATTAAATGAACGCGACAAAGGGGAACCCGGCCATGTTCCGTCGTCTGAAGGCCTATCTCGATTCGATCCATGCGCGCGATCCCGCGCCGCGTAGCCGTGCCGAAATCCTGCTCTACCCGGGAATATGGGCGGTCTTCTATCATCGCATCGCGCACCGGCTGTTCAAGCGTGGCTGGTTCTTCCTCGCCCGCGCAGTCAATCACTGGTCGCGCTGGATGACTGCGATCGACATCCACCCCGGCGCGACGATTGGCCGCAACTTCTTCATCGACCATGGCTTCGTCGTGATCGGCGAGACCGCCGAGATCGGCGACAATGTGACGATCTATCAATGCGTCACTTTGGGCGGCACCAGCCCCGACAACGGCGTTGTCGGCAAGCGCCATCCGACGATCCTCGACGGCGTCATCATCGGCTCGGGCGCGCAGGTGCTTGGGCCGATCACCGTCGGCGAGCGCTCGCGGATCGGCGCCAATGCCGTCGTGACCCGCGACGTGCCCGAAGGCGCAGTGATGGTCGGCATTCCGGCCAAGCCGATGCTCGTCGAGGCGGCGACATGGCAAAAGGATTTCGTGCCTTATGGCACGCCGTGCAGCGAGACGTTCGATCCCGCCACGCAGAAGCTCGAGATCATGCGCTGCGAACTCGAGACGCTGCGCAAGCGGCTCGACGCGATGATCGAATCCGGTGCGACGGACAGCAAGACAGGGCGTCGCGACCGCGCCTGATGGGAACCGTGACGCCACTTCCGATCGGCCGCCCCTCGCAGGTCGGTTTCGAGCGTATCGAGCTGACGCGGATCCTCGATCTCTACGGCCGGATGGTCGCCGCGGGGCATTGGAAGGATTACGCGATCCAGTTCGATGGCGAGGCCGCGATGTTCGCCGCCTTCCGCCGCGCGGCGGAGCGCCCCGAATATCGGATCGAAAAGCGCCCGGCGCTGCGCAATCGGCAGGGCATGTGGGCTTTGGTCAACGAAGCCGGGATGATCCTCAAGCGCGGGCATGAACTAGGCCCGGTGCTCGCGCCGGTCGAGCGCCGGCTGATGAAATTGGTGGGCGAGTAGCCGCTATTTCGCCGGCGTGGCCGGCTTCGGCCGCTCGGGGGTGTATTGCGCCGAGGCGAGCTTCCATGTGCCGCTCGATCGCACCGCCAGGAAGCCAAGGCAAAAGCGCGCGTCGCAGGGCCGGAATATTGCGTCGTGACCTCTTCCTTCTCCATTCATTGCCAAAGGCCCGGGAGTCGCCTCCCGGGCCCTCGTCAAGCGGGTTTCGATCTCAGGCGATCGCTACCTGCTGAGTGGGAGGCAGTCGGCTCTCCAGCGCGTTGCCGAGCAGACCGATCACGCTGCGCCGCATCGGCTGCCAGAAAGCCGAGAGCGTGAGCAGTGCCGATCCGATCACCAATGCGGTGAGCGCCGCGGCAAGCTCGACAGCACCGCTCTGCTCGAACAGCGCATACATCGCCCAGAGCACATAGACGAGGCTCGAGACGAGCAGCGCGCGCCGGTCGACCGCCAGCGCCACCGCGGCGAAGACGATGTAGAGCGCGAGCACCACGCCGGCCATCGGGGCGGCGATGTCGCCGTCGAACACGCCGAGCATGTGGAAGACCGGGTGGGCGATCAGCGGCGCCGCGGCGAGATGAAGCCAGAAGGCGACGTCGGAGCGGCGGGTGCGGCGCTCGCGGTCCGACATGTCCCAGCGCATCGCGAAGCCGAAGACGAGCAGGCCGGCGATCAGCAGCATCAGATTGAGCGAGTCCTGCGAAGCGGGAACGAATGCAGTGATCGCGCCGACTGCGACCGCGACGAGGGCGAGCGCGCCCACCGCCACGGTGATCGGCACCATGAAGCGCCGCCAGTGCAGCCAGGTCGCCCCCGCGGTGACGATCCCGGTGACGATCCCGATCGCGCCGGCGAGCTGGCGATGCTGGAGTTCGGTGGTGAGGCCGAATTGCTCCGAGAGCCAAGGCGCGTTCGCGCCCCAGATCGCCCCGAACCCCGCGAAGATGCCGCCGGCGAAGCCGAGCAACAACAGAATGCTGGGAAGCGCCATGCGGCGCTGCCGGGTGAAATATTCGGCGAGCAACCAGCTGGTGATCGATACCGCAAACCCGCCGAATGCCGCAGCGACGCCGACCTGACGCGGCCCCTCGTTCGCATCGAGATCCATGATCTGCGCGCCGATATAGAAGCCGATCCACCCGACCGCGACGAGGATCAGGATCGCCGCGATACCGACGAAGATGTCGTTGAAGCCGGTCAGCAGCCGGAAGCTCTCTTCGTCGACAGTGGGCGTCGATCGACTTGCCGCAACATGGTTCCTCAGGGCCGCCGCGGCATCTTGCGAGATCGCTCCCGCCTCCACCGCGCCTGCCAGGTCGCTTTCGCTGTACATGGGCAATCCTCCTGTTGTGAGGTCTGCCTAGCATAAGTGTATTAGTGAAACAATACGGTGAGGCGCTATTGCAGCTGCGACATGATCGACATCGTCTGTTCGGCCCCCGAATTGGGCACGATCTCGCCTTTGCGGTCGATAATTTCGTTCCACTGCACGGCGACGCTTTCTGGTGTCAGTTCGGCCAGTCTGGCGCCGGGGGTCAGCGTGACATACGCCGCCTGGACCACGCCCGCGCCGGCGCCGATGATCATGTTGGTGGGGGCGTCTTCGGAGACGAGGAACAGCGCGGCGGGGGCGACCTTCTCGGGCGCGAAGGCTTTGAATGCCGCTTCGGGGAAGATGTCCTCGGTCATCCGCGTGCCGGCAACCGGCGCGATCGTGTTGACCTTGATCCCGTATTTGGCGCCTTCGAGGTGCAGCGTCTTGGCGAGGCCGGCCAGCCCGAGCTTGGCAGCGCCATAATTGGCCTGCCCGAAATTGCCGAACAGCCCGGTCGACGAGGCGGTCATCAGGATCCGCCCGTAATTCTGGTCGCGCATCGTGTCCCACACCGCTTTGGTGCAATTGGCGGAGCCATTGAGATGGACGTCGACGACGAAGCGGAAATCCTCGGGCTCCATCTTGGCGAAGCTGCGGTCGCGGAGCACCCCGGCATTGTTGATCAATATGTCGATCCGGCCCCAGCGCGCCTTCGCCGCCTCGACCATCGCGACCATCTGGTCATATTCGGTGACGCTGCCGCCGTTCGAAAATGCCTCGCCGCCCGCGGTTTCGATCTCCTGAACCACCGCGAGGGCGGCGTCCGAATGGCCGGTGCCGTCGCGCGCGCCGCCGAGATCGTTGACCACCACTTTCGCGCCGCGCCGCGCCAGCTCGAGCGCATAAGCGCGGCCGAGACCGCCACCCGCGCCTGTGACGATGGCGACGCGATTGTCGAAACTAATGGTCATCGGAAGCGCTCCCTATGCTCTGGAATGCTTCCTAGACCTATTCATCTCAGGCTGAACAGCCTGCGGTTCGCCCTCAGCGCCCGCCGCGCTGGCGGCACTGATCCTTCACCGTTTTCGAGCACGGCGGATAGGCATTCGGCGCGGCCGTCGGCGCGGGAGCGGCGGCGGCCGTCGTCGTATCGGGCGCCGGAGCTGCCGCATCGGCCGGCGGCACAGCCGGCGCGGCGGTCGCATCGGGAGAGGCCGTCGCGTCGGGTGCGGCGGCAGCGTCGGTGGTCGTCGTGCCCGAACCGGTGGTGCCGGTCGTCGGGTCGGCGGGAGGCGTATTGGCATCCGGCGTGGTCGTCGTAGGCGATTCCGGTGCCGTGGTAGTGGCAGGCGGAGTGGTCTGCTGCGGGGTCTCTTGGGCGACGGCCGTGCCGCCGATAGCGGCGAGAGCGGCCGCCAATGCGATAAGCTTCATCAAAGCTTCTCCTGAATTAATCCTCGGACGCAGCATGCGCGTCCGGGATTATTAACGCCGGAGAAAGCCGGTTAGCTCCTCAGTTCCCCGCGTCCAGGGCATAGCCCGCCGAACGAACGGTGCGGATGATGTCCGGGCGGTCGCCATTGTTGATCGCCTTGCGCAGCCGCCGGATGTGGACGTCGACCGTGCGCGATTCGATGTCGCTGTCATGTCCCCACACCGCATCGAGCAGCCGCTCGCGCGAGAAAACCCAGCCCGGATGCTCGAGGAAATGCTTGAGCAGGCGGAATTCGGTCGGCCCCAGCGACACTACTTCGCCGCCGCGACGCACCTTGTGCCCCACCGTGTCCATCTCGATGTCCGAGTAGCTCAGTGCCTCGCCCGCCAGCGCCGGGCGCACCCGCCGCAGCACCGCGCCGACCCGTGCCACCAGCTCGCGCGGGGAGAAGGGCTTGGTGACGTAATCGTCCGCCCCGGTCTCGAGCCCGCGCACCCGATCCTCTTCCTCGCCGCGGGCGGTGAGCATGATGATCGGAATATTGGCGGTCTCGGGCATGCGGCGGAGCCGCCGGCACACCTCGATCCCCGAAAGCCCCTCGACCATCCAGTCGAGCAATACGATGTCGGGTGTCGCTTCCTTGGCGAGCAGCAGGGCTTCCTCGCCGTCAGGGGTGTGCTTGACTTCGTAATCCTCACGCTTGAAGTGCCACGTCACCAGCTCGGCGATCGCGGCGTCGTCCTCGACGAGAAGCATCTTTACCCGGGCCATGTACGCGTCCTCATGCGGTTGCCGCTTCGTCGGCCAGATAGCGGCCGGTCGCGGCGAAATATACCATCTCGGCCACGTTGGTGGCATGGTCGCCGATGCGTTCGATGTTCTTGGCGACGAACAGCAAATGCGCCACCTGGCTCACCGTGCGCGGATTCTCGACCATGAAGGTCACCAAAGTGCGGAAGATCGAATCGTAGAAATCATCGAGCGCGCTGTCGCGCACGCAGATCTCGGCGGCGACCTCGGCGTTGCGCGAGGCGAACGCGTCGAGCACGTCGTGGACCATGTCGCTCGCCATCTGCGCCATTGCGGGCAGCAGCGACAGCGCCTCGATCCGGTCCTCGCCGGCGGTGTGGATCAGCGGCACCCGCTTGGCGACGTTCTTGGCATAGTCGCCGATCCGCTCGACCACCGCGGCGATCTTGAGTGCCGCGATCACTTCGCGCAGATCGTCGGCCATCGGCGCGCGCAGCGCGATCACCCGGACGACGAGCTTCTCGACCTCGCCTTCGATCGCGTCGATCTGCTTGTCCTTCTTGCGGACCTCCTCGGCGAGCGCGGTATCGCCGCGCTGGAGCGCCTTCATCGCGTCGTGGATCGCCTGTTCAGCGAGCCCGCCCATCTGGCTGATCAGCGCGCGGAGCTGCTTGATGTCCTGGTCGAACGCCTTGACGGTATGTTCCTGCCCCGTGCCCATCAGCCGTACCTTCCGGTAATATAATCTTTCGTGCGCTCTTCGCGCGGCGTCGTGAAGATCTGGTCGGTTT
Protein-coding regions in this window:
- the phoB gene encoding phosphate regulon transcriptional regulator PhoB encodes the protein MARVKMLLVEDDAAIAELVTWHFKREDYEVKHTPDGEEALLLAKEATPDIVLLDWMVEGLSGIEVCRRLRRMPETANIPIIMLTARGEEEDRVRGLETGADDYVTKPFSPRELVARVGAVLRRVRPALAGEALSYSDIEMDTVGHKVRRGGEVVSLGPTEFRLLKHFLEHPGWVFSRERLLDAVWGHDSDIESRTVDVHIRRLRKAINNGDRPDIIRTVRSAGYALDAGN
- the phoU gene encoding phosphate signaling complex protein PhoU yields the protein MGTGQEHTVKAFDQDIKQLRALISQMGGLAEQAIHDAMKALQRGDTALAEEVRKKDKQIDAIEGEVEKLVVRVIALRAPMADDLREVIAALKIAAVVERIGDYAKNVAKRVPLIHTAGEDRIEALSLLPAMAQMASDMVHDVLDAFASRNAEVAAEICVRDSALDDFYDSIFRTLVTFMVENPRTVSQVAHLLFVAKNIERIGDHATNVAEMVYFAATGRYLADEAATA